A single genomic interval of Musa acuminata AAA Group cultivar baxijiao chromosome BXJ3-4, Cavendish_Baxijiao_AAA, whole genome shotgun sequence harbors:
- the LOC135637013 gene encoding ADP-ribosylation factor GTPase-activating protein AGD12-like, with product MSGHSYDHEKSTSSKRQKLKELLLKSDNRICADCGAPDPKWASANIGVFICLKCSGVHRNLGAHISKVLSVTLDEWSDEQLNSIIEVGGNSCANAIYEAFLPEGYAKPNSDSNYEERANFIRSKYELQEFLKPSLRIVPSKNTSTTCGSGKDSDSVSGSASVNKTSQAGMVEFIGILNVKVIKGTNLAVRDVLSSDPYVVLTLGQQRAQTAVIKSDLNPVWNEELKLSVPQNYGALKVQVFDRDVLSSNDIMGEADVNLQPMITATTAFGDPDLLADMQIGKWLQSNDNALIRDSTINIIDGKVKQEVSLKLQNVESGGIDLELEWIPLAQ from the exons ATGAGCGGTCACAGCTATGATCATGAGAAATCTACCTCGA GTAAGAGGCAAAAATTGAAGGAGTTGTTGCTTAAAAGTGATAACCGTATTTGTGCTGACTGTGGTGCCCCTGATCCAAAGTGGGC GTCTGCCAatattggggtatttatatgcctaaAATGTAGCGGTGTACATAGAAACCTTGGCGCACATATCTCAAAG GTTCTGTCCGTAACATTAGATGAATGGTCTGATGAGCAACTCAACTCTATTATAGAAGTTGGTGGAAACTCTTGTGCCAATGCAATTTATGAGGCTTTTCTTCCTGAGGGATATGCCAAGCCTAACTCAGATTCCAATTATGAAGAAAGAGCAAATTTCATTAG GTCCAAGTATGAGTTGCAAGAATTTCTCAAACCAAGTCTACGTATTGTTCCTTCAAAAAACACTTCAACTACCTGTGGTTCTGGAAAGGACAGTGACAGTGTTTCTGGTTCAGCAAGTGTAAATAAAACA TCTCAGGCAGGGATGGTGGAGTTCATTGGCATACTGAATGTTAAAGTGATTAAAGGCACTAATTTAGCAGTTAGAGATGTGCTAAGTAGTGACCCCTATGTTGTTTTGACTCTTGGACAACAG AGAGCCCAGACGGCTGTTATTAAGAGCGACCTGAATCCAGTTTGGAATGAGGAGCTTAAGCTATCAGTTCCTCAAAACTATGGAGCCCTGAAAGTG CAAGTATTTGATCGAGACGTGCTCTCTTCCAATGATATAATGGGTGAAGCTGATGTGAACCTCCAGCCGATGATCACAGCCACTACAGCATTCGGTGATCCTGACTTGCTTGCCGACATGCAAATTGGGAAGTGGCTGCAGTCAAATGACAATGCTCTCATCAGAGATAGCACCATCAACATCATTGATGGAAAGGTTAAACAGGAGGTGTCACTGAAGCTACAAAATGTTGAATCTGGAGGGATCGATCTAGAACTGGAATGGATTCCCTTGGCCCAATAA
- the LOC103980135 gene encoding nuclear transcription factor Y subunit C-6, producing the protein MDQQPGHPAPPVIGVATGVPYAAASGTYQAYQNLYHQQQQQQLQMFWADQYREIEQTTDFRNHSLPLARIKKIMKADEDVRMIAAEAPVVFARACEMFILELTHRSWAHAEENKRRTLQKNDIAAAISRTDVFDFLIDIVPREEGKEDVAHALGAPPSDPLSYYYVPK; encoded by the coding sequence ATGGATCAGCAGCCTGGCCACCCCGCCCCTCCGGTGATCGGCGTCGCCACCGGGGTCCCCTATGCCGCCGCATCGGGCACCTACCAGGCTTACCAGAACCTTTACcaccagcagcaacagcagcagctccAGATGTTCTGGGCCGACCAGTACCGCGAGATCGAGCAGACCACCGACTTCCGGAACCACAGCCTGCCGCTCGCCCGGATCAAGAAGATAATGAAGGCCGACGAGGACGTGCGCATGATCGCCGCCGAGGCTCCCGTGGTGTTCGCCCGAGCCTGTGAGATGTTCATCCTGGAACTCACCCACAGGTCGTGGGCTCACGCGGAGGAGAACAAGCGGCGGACGCTGCAAAAGAATGACATTGCGGCGGCAATTAGCCGCACTGATGTGTTTGATTTTCTCATCGATATCGTGCCGAGGGAGGAAGGGAAGGAAGATGTTGCCCACGCTCTTGGAGCCCCACCTTCTGACCCCCTCTCCTACTACTATGTCCCAAAGTAG